The nucleotide window CGACTCATCGCCGAGGGCCAGAGCCTCATGGAACGCCGCAACACCTTCGAGCTGATGCGCGACGAGGCTGCCGATGCCTTCGAACGGCACACCGGCTCAGCCTGGCGCCCGCGCTCCGGATCCCTGGTGAACCATCGGCACCTCACCGCAGCCCTCATCGACAGCCGCGATTTCCTCGCCGCCCGCAGGCGGGCTGAGACCGAGGTGATGATGCCCACAGGTCCGAAGATCGCCTTTTCCGGCGGCGACACGATGGACCACACGCACATCTGGGCGAAGCTCGATCAGGTCCGCGCGAAGCACCCTGACATGGTGCTGCTGCACGGTGGCTCGCCCAAGGGTGCCGAGAGGATCGCCGCCTGCTGGGCCGATGCCCGTAAGGTGCCGCAGGTCGCGTTCAAGCCCGACTGGACACGGCACGCCAAGGCCGCCCCCTTCAAGCGCAACGACCAGATGCTCTCGGTCATGCCCATCGGGGTCATTATCTTCCCCGGCACGGGCATCCAGGACAACCTCGCCGACAAGGCCCGCAAGCTCGGCATCCCGGTCTATCGGTTCGGGTCAGGCGGCGCATGAGCGCTGCCCCTTTCTCGACCATCGGAATCGAATTTCACGAGCCCTGAACGTTTCTCATGAAAGTGCTGGCTCCATTATCGATTTTCACCGGACTGACGAGCAGGACCTGTACTCATCAGACGTGTAGCTGAACAAAGCCTCCAGAGTCAGCTTATGCAGGGAGACGGCCGCACCTGCCGATCTTCGAGCGACCATCCACCCCCGCTTTTTTTGCGCTGATCCTTGGTCCGGCCGAGGGCCTGACGCCATCAACCCGCAAGGGGTCGGCTACGCACCGCGTGCCGCCGCTCCGCTTCGCCGTCGCGGTGATTGCGGCCATCGGCCGGACCAATCGGGCGCCTGTCAGCGGGGGATGGTCCTCCGCTTCGAGCAGGAGCCGGACCCCATGTCCTCTACCGATGCGCAGGCCTTCGCCCTCAGCCTTGCCAAGACCCTGATGGTCGTCATCGTGATCTTTCGCGCCGGCGACGGCAGCCTCTCGGTCGTGCCGGCCGACGAATTCGACGGCGATGCCTCCCAGATCGTCTGGGAGATTGATCCCTTCGCCAGATAGCGGAGGGAGCGCGGAAGTCCCGAGCATCCCCATTGCAGGGATTCCGGCGGCTTTTTCCCTTGCTATGCTGGTGATCGCGCCGCGGTGGTGGTGGTGGAAGGCGCAACCGTCAGAGCTTTCCTTATGGAGATACCACCATGATTTTCCTCGGCATCCTGCTTGGTCTCGCCGCCATCGCGTTATTCTGCTGGCTGCTGTTTACGCTCGCGGTCTTCGCGCTGCCGTTCTTCGCCGCTGTCAGCGCCGGCACTTGGGCACACCAAACCGGCGCGGGCTGGCTCGGTGCGATCGTCGTTGGCCTGATCGCCGGGGGCATCACGCTCGGCATCGGCCAGGTTCTGTTCGCGGTCGTTCGTCCGATGTGGGCGCGGCTCCTCTTTGCGCTCGCCTTCGTCATCCCGGCCGTCATCGTCGGCTATCACGCCACGCATGGCATCGCGAAGCTCGCCATGCCGTCCGAGACGTGGCAGATTGTCTTCTCGATCATCGGCGCTATTGCCATCGGCGTCACGACGCTGTTGCGGGTCGCGGCCAGCGCGTCCAGTTGGGACCTTGCGCAGATCTGAGCACGCTCCATGTCATTCGGCAGGGCCGGAGCCGAAAGAGCCTTGCCATCCATGCTGTCCGAGGATGCGGATCGGTGGCGCCGTCCGGATTGTGGCAGAGGCCCAAGCGGCGGTCGATCGCGATTACTTGAGACGAGACGACGCCACGTGGTCGGTCGCGGACCAGCGCATGATGGGAGCTATCTTATCTGGTCCTACCCGTCGCGGCGGAAGTGCACGGAGCCGGCCCGGAACGGGGGACGTGAAGCCGAAGAGGATCGGGCCGGTCTTCTGTGAGGTTGCGGAGGCCGCCATCATCCCCGTTCGGCATCCGTCCGTCGACGCGCCAAGTCGAACAGAGCCATTATTCATGGCTCACCCGATACCGCCCGCAAGCCCATAGAGCAGTCCGAGCACTGAACAGCCTGCCAAAATCGTCATCACGCCGAGGTGGAAGCGGAACACGGCGTTGAGCGCGGCAAGGGTGAGGATCAGGGACGCTGGCCGGATCGACGCCAACATCGGCACCTCCAGGCCCAGTCCCAGCGTGTTCAGCGTGATGATCTCGCCGAACAGCACGTGCAACAGGTGACCTCGTCGGCGCCCGCGTTGATCCTGCTCAAGGCGGTCCTTTCATGCGCACCTATGATGAGGCATAGTTCGCCGGTGAGGCGATGAGGCATATGATCAGGCTCAGGTCGGCAGCGGGGTGGGTGAAGGTGCTGCCAGCGATCCTGGTGGCAATGGCCATGCTGTTCGGACCCATCGCGAGCGCCTATTCCGCGCCGTGCCATGACGAGGATTCGGCATACGCAGCTGCGGCGGATCATCCGTACCAGATCGCCTCGCTTGATCCTGCAGATCATCATCCGGACGAGCCGACCCAACCCGCTGAACACGGAAAGTGCTGCAGCGTCTCCTGCAGTGTCTATGTGCCCGTGGCCGACGGCGCGAGCCTGCACGTTCTGGATCTGACCTTTGTTCGAGAGCCCTTTGATCTCGCCAACCAGGCCGCGGACGGCTTGGCGGTCTTGCCCGGCCTCGATCCCCCGCGTTTCCAGAGCTGATACCGGTCTCAACGCATTTCAGGCGTGAGGCGGACGCGCGAAGCAGCGCCCGTTGAGGGCGCCGGCGCGTCGACGTGCCGCAAGATGCCCCCGAAATCAGCGTCGGCCTCGTGCCGATGGCGAAACGAGGACCTTTCCATGTATGGTCGCGACACGCTTGCCGAGCCTATGGCCGGCACGGCTGCGCTTGGACAATCCGGACCGACTGGCACCGGAACCCCGCGGCAAACCCGAAATGCCCAAGGGAGCGCCTTCTCCAGCGATCCCGGAACGTTCGCTCGCGATTTCTTGTCCTATGGCAGGGACGTGGCCGAGCGCTGGATCCTGTTCTGGGACACGCTGCGCCAGCGGGCCGACAACATGCTGGCGCACGAGCGCGCCGGTAAGCCGGCTCTGCTCGACTTCGACTATGAGGTCCTGCTCGATGCCCGCCGGCTCGAGCGTCCGGCAAACTATGCCCTCCTGCGCGTGACCCGCGTGGGGGACGAGTGCCTGGAAGATTGTCTGGACGCGGCCAAGCCGCCCGTGGTGATCCTCGACCCGCGCGCCGGCCACGGCCCCGGCATCGGTGGCTTCAAGCAGGACTCCGAGGTCGGCATCGCCCTGCACCAGGGGCACCCCGTCTATTTCGTCACCTTCTATCCAGAGCCCGCCGCGGGGCAGACGCTCGCCGACGTGCTTCACGTGCTGCGGCGGTTCGTCGAGGAGGTGTCATGGCGACATTCCGGCGCCGCGCCGGTGCTCTATGGAAACTGCCAGGCCGGCTGGGCGGTGACGCTGCTCGCCGCGGACTGCGCGGGGCTGGCCGGACCGGCCGTGCTGAACGGGACCCCTCTGTCCTACTGGGCGGGCGAGACCGGCATCAATCCCATGCGCATCGCGGCCGGCTTCGAGGGCGGGGCGTGGCTGACACACCTCCTCGCCGACCTCGGTGACGGACGTTTCGACGGCGCCTTCCTGGTGCAGAACTTCGAGGGACTGAAGCCCGAGGCCGTGTGGGATAAGTATGCGAACCTTTACACCCACTTGGACACTGAGCGGGAGCGGTTCCTCGCCTTCGAGCGCTGGTGGGGCGGCTATTACTTCCTGAGCCGGGAGGAGATCCTCGCCATCGTGGAGAATTTCTTCGTCGGTAACAGGCTGGAGCAGGGCCGCGTCCAGATCTGCGAAGGGTGCCATGCGGACCTCAGGCGCATCCGAAATCCGCTCGTGATCTTCGCCTCCTATGGCGACAACATCACGCCGCCCCATCAGGCGCTCGGCTGGATACCCGCCGTATACAAGGATACGGACGACCTGAAGGCGGCGGGCCAGCGCATCGTCTATCTCATCAACCGCCATGTGGGTCACCTCGGCATCTTCGTTTCCGCAAAGGTTGCGCGGCTGGAGCATCGGGCCATCCTCGAAAGCCTGCCGCGGATCGAGACGCTCCCGCCCGGCCTCTACGAGATGAAGATCGACAATCCGTCCGGCGATCCCGATTGCCGTGAGGGAGCCTATCAGGTCCGCTTCGAGGCGCGCGAGGTGTCGGACATCCGCTTCGCCCGGCAGGACCCTGCCTTCGAGCGCGTGCGCGACCTGTCGGAGCGCAACGAAGCCTTCTACCGCACGTTCGTCAGCCCCTGGGTACGGGCGCTGACGACGCCCTGGTCGGCGGCGATGCTTGAGACGCTGCACCCCATGCGCACCAGCCGCTACCTGTTGTCGGAAGGCTTTATGCCCTGGATGCGCGGTGTCCGATGGCTCGCGGAGCAGGTCGCCGCCGACCGGCATCCGGCCGCAGCGGACAACCCCTTCAAGGTCGAGGAGGAGCACGTCGTCTCGCGCGTCGCCGAGGGGATCGAGCAGGGCCGGCGCCTGCGGGACGCCCTGTGGGAGCGCCTCTTCGACAGCCTCTATGGCGGCGCAGGCAATGCCCGCCCCGTCGTGCCGGAACACCGGGGCACGATCGATGAAGCACCGCCGCTAGACACACGGACCGGTTTGGATTTCCAGGCGGCCGGCATCAGCCGCGCCGCCACAATAGGAGGGAGCTGACCATGACCACGTTTCGCAATCTGATGCTCGCCGGCGCGCTGCTGCTCGCCACGCCGGGCTTCGCCGATGACGCGCACCATCCGCCGGAGGCCCAGCCTGCTGCGCCCCAGGCTGCCGCGCCGGCGCCGCAGCCGTCTCAGGCCACGCCGACGCCAGGTGGCCCTCAAGGCATGATGGGGCCGGGCATGATGGGGATGATGGGCCAGGGTGGCATGGGCATGATGGGCGGCGGAAACGCAGGGGCCGGCATGGGGATGGGCCAGATGATGGATCCCGGCCGCATCGCAGGGCGCATCGCCTTCCTGAAGGCCGAACTGAAGATCACCGACGCCCAGCAGCCCCTATGGAATGCGTTCGTCGAGGCGCTCAAGGCCAACCGCGCGATGATGGGCGACATGCAGGAGATGATGATGGCCGCGCAGGGCGGCTCGGCGCCGACCCTGCCGCAGCGGATCGACGGTCACGAGCGCATGCTCGTCGCCCGCCTCGAAGCGGTGCGCCGCCTCAAGGCCGCGCTGGGGCCGCTCTACGCGTCGTTTGACGAAGCGCAGAAGCGCACGGCGGACCAGCTCATGATGCCGGGTGGAATGGGCCCCATGTGAGCGTCGAACCTCGCTGGCGGGTCGGCAATCGCGGCCGGCCCGCCTCGTTCAGACGGAGGAGGACCAGATGTCCTTGCATGACGACACCGGCCATATGCCGCCACCGGGCAACGACACCGGCACGCGCGCCCCGCACCGAAGCTTCTGGCGCTCGCCCGGCGGCATCGTCGCCATCAGCTTTCTTCTCGCGGCGGCCTTTCTTTTGTTCTCGGAGCACCGCGCCCATGCGCTGGGGTATCTGCCCTTCCTCCTGCTGCTCGCCTGCCCGCTGATGCACATGTTCATGCATCACGGCCACGGCCATCATGCGGGACACCAGCCAGGCGAACGGCCGCCGGGCCCCGATGGGGGCAACCAATGACCGAGACCTCCGCTTATGGCCTGTGGGGCCTCGTGATCATCAACTCGGCGGTCTTCATCCTGTTTGCGGCAAGCTTCACCCGGCTGCAGACACCGCGGGACTGGCGCACGCTCGGGGCGTTCTCGGCCTTCATCCTTGCCCTGTTCACCGAGATGTACGGCTTTCCGCTGACCATCTATCTCCTGTCGGGATGGCTCGGCCGGCAGTTTCCCGGTGTCGATTTCTGGTCCCACGACGCCGGCCATCTGCTGGAGACCCTGTTCGGATGGCGCGTGAACCCCCATTTCGGGCCGTTCCACATCTTCAGCAATATTCTGATCTTCGGCGGCTTCTGGCTGCTCGTCGCGAGCTGGAACGTGCTTTATGCGGCCCAGCGCGATCACCGCCTCGCGACCGAAGGTCCCTATTCCCGCGTGCGGCATCCCCAGTACGCCGCTTTCGTCGTCATCATGTTCGGCTTCCTGCTGCAATGGCCGACGCTGGTCACGCTCGCCATGTTCCCCATTCTCGTCTCGGTCTATGTGCGGCTCGCACGGCAGGAAGAAGCCGCAGCCCGCACTGAGTTCGGGCCGACGTGGGATGATTATGCCAGCCGCGTCCCCGCCTTTTTCCCCGTATCGGAATTTCATCCGCGACAGCCCCTCGCTCCGGAGACCGCCCTCATGACTGAGCACGACACGCACGCCGGCCACCATCACCACCACGACCATGCAGTTCACCCGCCCGAAGGCGCCGGGATCGCGCCCACGGAAATGGTCAAGGATCCCGTCTGCGGCATGGAGGTGAACCCGGCCACCGCCGGGTTCCGGTCGGACTACGGCGGCAAGAGCTATTTCTTCTGCTCGGCAAAATGCCACGACAAATTCGACGCAAACCCTTCTGCCTATACCGCCGGTGCGGCGGAAACGCCGCCCGCAGCGAAGGGTCAGCCTCAAGGCGTGATCTACACCTGCCCCATGCACCCGCAGATCCGTCAGCTGGGACCGGGCAACTGCCCCATCTGCGGCATGACGCTGGAGCCCGAGGTGGCGACAGGCAAAACCGGTCCCAGCGCCGAGCTCGTGGACATGACGCGCCGCTTCTGGATCGGCCTTGCGCTGGCGCTGCCGGTGCTGGCCCTGGAGATGGGCGGGCACCTCACCAATCTCCACATGCTGCTCGGCGCGCAAGCGTCCAACTGGACCCAGCTCGTGTTGGCAACACCGGTGGTGCTGTGGGCGGGATGGCCGTTCTTCACCCGCGCCTGGCAGTCGCTGGTCACCCGCCGCCTCAACATGTTCACGCTGATCGCCATGGGCACGGGCGTGGCGTGGGCCTACAGCGTGGTGGCGACCTTCGCGCCGCAGATCTTCCCCGCGACCTTCCGCGCCGCCGACGGATCGGTTGCCATCTATTTCGAGGCCGCTGCCGTCATCACAGTGCTGGTCCTGCTCGGCCAGGTGCTGGAGCTGCGCGCCCGCGAGCAGACCGGCGGCGCCATCCGCGCCTTGCTCGACCTCGCCCCCAAGAGCGCCCGGCGCGTGCGTGACGACGGCAGCGACGAGGACGTGGCGCTGGAGGCGGTCGTGGTGGGCGACCGCCTGCGCGTGCGGCCAGGCGAGAAGGTGCCGGTGGATGGCAAGCTGGTCGAGGGCCGCTCCTCGGTGGACGAATCCATGATCACCGGCGAATCCATGCCAGTCACCAAGGACGTCGGCGCGAAGGTCATCGGCGGCACGCTCAACCAGAGCGGCGGCTTCGTCATGCGCGCCGGCAAGGTGGGGCGGGACACCATGCTGGCGCAGATCGTCCACATGGTGGCCGAGGCGCAACGCTCGCGCGCGCCGATCCAGCGCCTCGCCGACGAGGTATCCGGCTGGTTCGTGCCGGTGGTGATCGCCATCGCGGTCCTTGCCTTTGCGGCGTGGGGCATCTTTGGGCCGGAGCCGCGCTTCGCCCACGGGCTGATCGCCGCCGTGGCGGTGCTCATCATCGCCTGCCCCTGTGCGCTCGGGCTGGCGACGCCCATGTCCATCATGGTGGGCGTCGGTCGCGGCGCATCCATGGGCGTGCTCATCAAGAATGCCGAGGCGCTGGAGCGGTTCGAGAAGGTGGACACGCTGGTGGTGGACAAGACCGGCACCCTGACGGAAGGCAAGCCGAAGGTGGTCGCGCTGAAGACGGCCGGCGCCTTGGAAGAGGACGCGCTCCTGCGGCTTGCGGCGACGCTCGAGCGGGCGAGCGAGCACCCGCTCGCGGCGGCCATCGTCGCCGCGGCGGAGGAGCGCGCCCTGCCTCTCGGCGAGGCCCAGGATTTCGACAGCCCGGTGGGCAAGGGCGTGACTGGCACGGTGGACGGCCAAAAGCTCGTCATCGGCAGCCACCGCATCATGGGCGAGGAAGGCGTGGACCTCTCCCCCCTGTCGGCCGAGGCCGAGGCGCTACGCGCCGATGGTGCCACCGTGATCTTCGTTGCAATGGACGGGCGCATCGGCGGCCTCATCGCCATCGCCGACCCGGTCAAGGCGACCACCCCCGTGGCCTTGGCGGCGCTCCGGGCCGCCGGGGTCCGCGTCGTCATGCTCACCGGCGACAATCGGACGACCGCCGAGGCGGTGGCCCGGCGCCTGGGCATCGACGAGGTGGAAGCAGAGGTGCTGCCGGAGAACAAGGCGCAGGTGGTGACGCGGCTGCGCCAGGAAGGGCGGATCGTCGCCATGGCCGGCGACGGCGTGAACGATGCGCCCGCCCTCGCCGCGGCGGACGTCGGCGTCGCCATGGGTACCGGGACGGACGTCGCCATCGAGAGCGCCGGCGTGACGCTGCTGAAGGGCGATCTCCAGGGCATCGCCCGCGCCCGGCAGCTGAGCCACGCCACCATGAGCAACATCCGCCAGAACCTGTTCTTCGCTTTCATCTACAATGCGGCCGGCATACCGGTGGCGGCCGGCGTGCTCTATCCCCTGTTCGGGCTTCTGCTGTCGCCTATCATCGCCGCCGCGGCCATGGCGCTGTCATCGGTCAGCGTCATCGCCAATGCCCTGCGCCTTCGAAGCGCCTCCCTTGGCGGGGGCAAGTAGGCGGTGAGGCCCTCTCCATCGGCCGCTTCCGATCGGGCGAGAGGAAGGTCCCACAAACGCGCCGGCCCCGCCTCTGCAAAAGGATCTCGAGGACGCATCGGGACACCGAACCAGGGTCCGAATGTGGCGCTCGCGCAGAGTCCCTCCTGCATGATAAGCCATCATGCAGGCCAAAAAGCTTACGCGGAGTGCGCGAAAACCATTCATGCTCATGGAGCTATGGAAGGTCAGCTGCAATGTAGGACACTCCGTAACGAAGCCGTCCAGGCGGCGTCCGCTCGCGGACTATCAATCAACGACTGAAGTCGGTGCTCCGAAGCGATTGTATCGCTACTTTGGCAACCGGATCTGCCCTTCTGAACCGGCGGGCACGACACGTCGGCGTAGGAGCAAAAGTTCTGTTGACCTGGGATCAGATCGCCTGCGTCCCTCGATAGCGAGCGAAGACGCGCTGCGGCTCGGGACCGAACAGGATGACCTCGTAGGTTTCGGGCGGCATCCCGGCCACTTCCATGCCGGGCGAGCCCACCGGCATGCCGGGCACCGCGAGGCCCCTCCCCTGTGGTCGCGCGGCGAGAAGGCGCTGGATGGCATCAGCGGGCACATGCCCTTCCAGCACATAGCCGCCCACTTCCGCCGTGTGACAGGAGATGAGCGCCGGCGGCACGCCCAGCCGTGCCTTGAGGGGCGCGAGGTCGGCCGCTTCGACCACCTCCACCGGGAAGCCGGCGGCCTTCACGTGCGCCACCCAGCCACCACAGCAACCGCAGTTCGGGTCGCGAGTCACGGTCATGCGGGGCAGGCCCTCCACCGCCCCTGCCGATGGCAGCAGCAGGGCAGCACCGGCCTGTGCGGCGCCGGCCAGGAAGGCACGACGGGTCGCGAACGGTCCGATCCTCATGATGCTTCTCCTTTCGTCCCGGCGTCCCTCACCGAAAGAACACGTATTTCACCAGCGCCGCGAGCACGAGCGCGAGCACCACCAGGCCCACCAGCCCGACGAGGCCCATCCCCCACCCCATGCCGTTCATCATGCCGTTCATCATGGAAACCTCCCGTCATTCGGCCGCCTCGAGGCCCGCCGGCGTCCGCCCGGTCGCCGCCACGTCGGCGACGGTTCTTCCGCCCAGCCGTCGGCCCTTGATGAGGGCATAGACGGCCGGGATCACCACCAGCGTCAGCACGGTGGAGGAGACCATGCCTCCGATCATGGGCACGGCGATGCGCTGCATCACCTCGGAGCCGGTGCCCGTGCTCCACAGGATGGGCAGAAGCCCGGCCATGATGGCGACCACCGTCATCATCTTCGGCCGCACCCGCTCCACGGCCCCCAGCATGATGGCTCGGTTAAGATCGGAGCGCGTGAAGGGCCGGCCTTCCGCCGCCCGCTCGGCCTTCAGCTCGCGCATGGCCTGATCGAGATAGATCAGCATGACGACTCCGGTCTCGGCGGCAACGCCGGCGAGCGCGATGAAGCCCACCGCCACCGAGAAGTTGAAGTTGAGCCACCACATGAGCCAGATGCCGCCGACCAGCGCGAAGGGCAGCGACAGCATGACGATCAGGGTCTCGGTGAGCGCCCGGAAGTTGAGATAGAGCAGGAGGAAGATGACCAGCAGCGTCACCGGCACGACGATCCTGAGCCGGGCCGCGGCGCGCTCGAGATATTCGAACTGGCCGCTCCAGGAGACATAGGTGCCAGGCGGCAGCTTCACCTCCCGCGCCACCGCCTTGCGTGCCTCGGCGACATAGCCGCCGAGATCGCGGCCGGCAATGTCCACGAAGACATAGACCGCCAGCTGCCCGTTCTCGGTGCGGATCGACGTGGCGCCGCGGTTGAGCTCCACCTTCGCCACCGCGGCGAGGGGCACCGTCCCGCCGTCCGGCAAAGGCACCTGCACGTCGCGGGCGATGGCCTGCGGATCGCTGCGGAAGTCGCGCGGATAGCGCACCGCGACGCCGTAGCGCTCGCGTCCCTCCACGGTGGTCGTCACCGTCTCGGCCCCGAGCGCGGTGGCAATCACGGCCTGCACGTCGCCGACCAGGAGGCCGTAGCGGCCGAGTGTCTCGCGGTCCGGCACGATGTCGAGATAATAGCCGCCGATGACCCGCTCCGCGTAGGCGCTGGAGGTGCCGGGCACGGCCCGCAGCACCTGCTCGATGGCGCGGGCGGCCTCCTCCATCCGGGCAAGGTCGGTGCCGAACACCTTCACGCCCACCGGCGTGCGGATGCCGGTGGCGAGCATGTCGATGCGGGCACGGATGGGCATGGTCCAGGCGTTGGAGACGCCCGGGAACTGCAAGGCCCGGTCCATCTCCGCCTTCAGGCTGTCGAGGGTGACGGTGGGGCGCCATTGATCCTTCGGCTTCAGGTTGATGATGGTCTCGAACATTTCCATGGGCGCCGGGTCCGTGGCCGTCTGCGCCCGCCCCGCCTTGCCATAGACCGAGGCCACCTCCGGAAACGACCTTATGATCCGGTCCTGCATCTGCAGCAGCTCGGCGGCCTTGGTGACGGACAGGCCCGGCAAGGTGGTGGGCATGTACATCAGCGTTCCCTCGTCGAGGCTCGGCATGAATTCGGAGCCGATCTGGCGGGCGGGCCAGAGCGTCACGCCGAGCACGACGACCGCGAGGAGGATGGTGAGCGTCTTCGCCTTCAGCACGCCCCGGATGACGGGACGATAGACGAAGATCAGGGCGCGGTTGATGGGGTTCCTGTGTTCCGGGACGATCCGCCCACGCACGAACACCACCATCAGGGCCGGCACCAGCGTGACCGAGAGCAGCGCCGCCGCCGCCATGGCGAAGGTCTTGGTGAAGGCGAGCGGGCCGAACAGCCGGCCTTCCTGCGCCTCCAGGGTGAAGATGGGCAGGAAGGAGACGGTGATGACCAGCAGGCTGAAGAACAGCGCCGGCCCCACCTCGCTCGCCGCCGCGATCAGGATCTCGACCCGTGGCCTGTCCTTCGGCGCGCGCTCCAGATGCTTATGGGCGTTCTCGATCATCACGATGGCGGCGTCGATCATGGCGCCCACCGCGATGGCAATGCCCCCGAGGCTCATGATGTTGGAGCCGAGGCCGATGGCCTTCATGGCGGCGAACGCCATGAGGATGCCCACCGGCAGCATGAGGATGGCCACCAGCGCGCTGCGCAGATGCAGCAGGAACACGATGCAGACGAGGGCGACGATGAGGCTCTCCTCGACCAGCGTGCCCTTCAGCGTCTCGATCGCCCGCTCGATCAGCCCGGACCGGTCGTAGACCGGCACGATCTCCGCGCCCTTCGGCAGGCTTGGGGCGATCTCCGCGAGCCGCGCCTTGACGTTCTCGATGACGGCGAGGGCATTGGCACCGAAGCGCTGGAGCACGATGCCGCTTGCCACCTCGCCCTCGCCGTCGAGCTCGGTGATGCCGCGCCGCTCGTCGGGGCCGATCTCCACGCGCGCCACGTCCTTCACCCGCAAAGGCACGCCGCGGTCGGTCTTCAGCACCACGTTCTCGATGTCGGCGACGCCCCTGAGATAGCCCCGCCCGCGCACCATGAACTCGAACTCGGACAATTCGACCGTGCGCCCGCCCACATCCGCATTGCTCGCCGCCACCGCGGAGCGCACCCGCTCCAGCGGAATGCCCAGCGCCCGCAGCCGGTTCGGGTCCACCACGATCTGGTACTGCTTCACGAAGCCGCCGACGCTCGCCACCTCGGCCACGCCCTCCGCCTTCGCGGCGGCGAAGCGGATCACCCAATCCTGGAGCGAACGCAGCTCGGCCAGCGTCATCTGCTTGGCCACCACGGCATATTGATAGACCCAGCCGA belongs to Xanthobacter autotrophicus Py2 and includes:
- a CDS encoding conserved hypothetical protein (KEGG: bbt:BBta_7719 hypothetical protein); its protein translation is MSTEHDGPRHASSPTDHLLQELQLYGYRPSDDETDPRPLPDADRITGAIADIFDALIATLQDTRLEPDLPDLLWSTVHLFHRAAGRISGTLDDNEQGQRRSQQEQDGSEVRSAELERLIAEGQSLMERRNTFELMRDEAADAFERHTGSAWRPRSGSLVNHRHLTAALIDSRDFLAARRRAETEVMMPTGPKIAFSGGDTMDHTHIWAKLDQVRAKHPDMVLLHGGSPKGAERIAACWADARKVPQVAFKPDWTRHAKAAPFKRNDQMLSVMPIGVIIFPGTGIQDNLADKARKLGIPVYRFGSGGA
- a CDS encoding conserved hypothetical protein (KEGG: mlo:msr9708 hypothetical protein); the encoded protein is MVLRFEQEPDPMSSTDAQAFALSLAKTLMVVIVIFRAGDGSLSVVPADEFDGDASQIVWEIDPFAR
- a CDS encoding conserved hypothetical protein (KEGG: mes:Meso_0530 hypothetical protein), with product MIFLGILLGLAAIALFCWLLFTLAVFALPFFAAVSAGTWAHQTGAGWLGAIVVGLIAGGITLGIGQVLFAVVRPMWARLLFALAFVIPAVIVGYHATHGIAKLAMPSETWQIVFSIIGAIAIGVTTLLRVAASASSWDLAQI
- a CDS encoding putative chromate transport protein (KEGG: sme:SMc00808 putative chromate transport protein) is translated as MHVLFGEIITLNTLGLGLEVPMLASIRPASLILTLAALNAVFRFHLGVMTILAGCSVLGLLYGLAGGIG
- a CDS encoding conserved hypothetical protein (KEGG: rle:RL1888 hypothetical protein); this translates as MRHMIRLRSAAGWVKVLPAILVAMAMLFGPIASAYSAPCHDEDSAYAAAADHPYQIASLDPADHHPDEPTQPAEHGKCCSVSCSVYVPVADGASLHVLDLTFVREPFDLANQAADGLAVLPGLDPPRFQS
- a CDS encoding conserved hypothetical protein (KEGG: bvi:Bcep1808_7267 hypothetical protein), with translation MYGRDTLAEPMAGTAALGQSGPTGTGTPRQTRNAQGSAFSSDPGTFARDFLSYGRDVAERWILFWDTLRQRADNMLAHERAGKPALLDFDYEVLLDARRLERPANYALLRVTRVGDECLEDCLDAAKPPVVILDPRAGHGPGIGGFKQDSEVGIALHQGHPVYFVTFYPEPAAGQTLADVLHVLRRFVEEVSWRHSGAAPVLYGNCQAGWAVTLLAADCAGLAGPAVLNGTPLSYWAGETGINPMRIAAGFEGGAWLTHLLADLGDGRFDGAFLVQNFEGLKPEAVWDKYANLYTHLDTERERFLAFERWWGGYYFLSREEILAIVENFFVGNRLEQGRVQICEGCHADLRRIRNPLVIFASYGDNITPPHQALGWIPAVYKDTDDLKAAGQRIVYLINRHVGHLGIFVSAKVARLEHRAILESLPRIETLPPGLYEMKIDNPSGDPDCREGAYQVRFEAREVSDIRFARQDPAFERVRDLSERNEAFYRTFVSPWVRALTTPWSAAMLETLHPMRTSRYLLSEGFMPWMRGVRWLAEQVAADRHPAAADNPFKVEEEHVVSRVAEGIEQGRRLRDALWERLFDSLYGGAGNARPVVPEHRGTIDEAPPLDTRTGLDFQAAGISRAATIGGS
- a CDS encoding protein of unknown function DUF1520 (PFAM: protein of unknown function DUF1520~KEGG: sme:SMa1082 hypothetical protein); protein product: MTTFRNLMLAGALLLATPGFADDAHHPPEAQPAAPQAAAPAPQPSQATPTPGGPQGMMGPGMMGMMGQGGMGMMGGGNAGAGMGMGQMMDPGRIAGRIAFLKAELKITDAQQPLWNAFVEALKANRAMMGDMQEMMMAAQGGSAPTLPQRIDGHERMLVARLEAVRRLKAALGPLYASFDEAQKRTADQLMMPGGMGPM
- a CDS encoding hypothetical protein (KEGG: pna:Pnap_1254 hypothetical protein), which codes for MSLHDDTGHMPPPGNDTGTRAPHRSFWRSPGGIVAISFLLAAAFLLFSEHRAHALGYLPFLLLLACPLMHMFMHHGHGHHAGHQPGERPPGPDGGNQ